One window of Hylemonella gracilis genomic DNA carries:
- a CDS encoding acyltransferase produces MLLIEPSARISPLADIEDSTRGSRIVVGARSVIDSFVKVKPAGGSGDLVIGEQVVINSGCVLYTGQGITIGNHVAIAANCTFAPVNHAYKDKSRLIMEQGFLPGKGGIVIEDDVWIGANCVLLDGAVLRRGCVVGAGSLVRGELAAYTVYAGQPLRAVGERR; encoded by the coding sequence ATGCTGCTCATTGAGCCCAGCGCCAGAATATCGCCTCTGGCTGATATCGAAGACTCCACGCGGGGAAGCCGCATCGTGGTGGGCGCGCGCTCGGTCATCGACAGCTTCGTGAAGGTCAAACCCGCCGGGGGTAGTGGCGACTTGGTGATCGGCGAGCAGGTCGTCATCAACTCAGGCTGCGTGTTGTACACAGGACAGGGCATCACCATCGGCAACCATGTGGCGATTGCCGCCAACTGCACGTTTGCCCCGGTGAACCATGCGTACAAGGACAAGTCGCGCCTGATCATGGAGCAGGGATTTTTGCCCGGCAAGGGCGGCATTGTGATCGAGGACGATGTCTGGATCGGCGCCAACTGCGTTTTGCTCGACGGTGCCGTGTTGCGGCGCGGTTGCGTGGTGGGAGCGGGCAGCCTGGTGCGTGGCGAGCTCGCCGCCTATACCGTGTATGCGGGGCAACCTTTGCGCGCGGTGGGAGAGCGGCGGTGA
- a CDS encoding dTDP-4-dehydrorhamnose 3,5-epimerase family protein, with the protein MSGSLNVIDLPLAGLRRVQRRLRSDERGVFSRLFCAEELRPAGWVWPIAQINHSLSRGRGLVRGLHYQQAPHQEAKLVSCVRGEVWDVAVDLRPGSPTFLRWHAERLSPQASDTHGSALLIPPGFAHGFQVLSDEAELIYCHSAPYAPQSENGLPVQDARLAITWPLPVQGLSVRDAGFVPLGRDFAGVEVS; encoded by the coding sequence GTGAGCGGCAGCCTGAACGTCATCGATTTGCCGCTGGCTGGCTTGAGGCGCGTGCAGCGTCGCCTGCGCTCGGACGAGCGCGGGGTGTTTTCCCGCCTCTTCTGTGCCGAGGAACTCCGGCCGGCCGGCTGGGTCTGGCCCATCGCACAGATCAACCACAGCCTTAGCCGCGGTCGAGGGCTGGTGCGCGGCCTGCATTACCAGCAGGCGCCGCACCAGGAGGCCAAGCTGGTGAGTTGTGTGCGGGGCGAGGTGTGGGATGTGGCGGTGGACCTGCGCCCGGGTTCGCCCACCTTCCTGCGCTGGCATGCCGAGCGCCTGAGCCCGCAGGCCAGCGACACGCACGGCTCGGCCTTGCTGATCCCGCCTGGCTTCGCCCATGGCTTCCAGGTCCTGAGCGATGAGGCTGAACTGATTTATTGCCATTCCGCGCCCTACGCACCGCAGTCCGAAAACGGGCTACCCGTGCAGGATGCGCGTCTGGCCATCACCTGGCCGCTGCCCGTGCAGGGCTTGTCGGTACGGGACGCGGGCTTCGTGCCCCTTGGGCGAGACTTTGCTGGAGTTGAAGTGTCATGA
- a CDS encoding tetratricopeptide repeat protein, protein MPAPTTQQQADPSAVRISQAFLKHDWPEVVRLCRLTLRKNGRHLRSHQMLGFALNKLRKTDQAIAAYRQGAALHPEDADLLINYVQILMQEGQVTTAYPILKKICTLRPDKSLSWIHLARACYPLTQHEEGLAAANKAWELAESTEDKIGALNQRAIHRRELGQVHEAVEDCKLAITLSPRDIAHHTNLLLFMLADPDANTQQITAAAREYASVFETPLKPFWPDHAARRHGPWRRLKVGFLSPDFRMHAVMYFVEGLLSQLDRRQFEVYAFYLSPTDDDVTARVRYHADHFIKVSDKNAQEQAQAIQDAEIDILIDLAGHTGGNGLSAMVRKPAPLQVSWIGYPATTGLSAVDYKFTDDVTDPPDADDQYSEHLYRLPTFFCCYRPHSRSPLWRYQPAYSVKPTPALTNGFITFGSCNNLGKLTDEVLTLWGKILAAVPNSRLLIEGKGLEQSDFAADYRARCARLGIDLNRLDLVRLDNRNQYLTYHRIDIALDPFPLTGGTTSFDLLWMGLPMVTMEGNSFKSRMGTGLLTYLGRTEWLTQTKDDYLRIACELAADVDALNTLRLGLRREVEQSVLMREDIFNHHFGEGLRVMWLQWLAQGEHPDDIEAQGKLIESWLPQAPTEWALPPEPGVGLAPGQRVSLHEAHQKLEALLVRAKQHAQERTALQDSASENMAGQITHRSWREVTDLAERILCAVPNDPVALSYLAEVEHAHGHTEFAVTYLRYAQEALVARTN, encoded by the coding sequence CCCCAGTGCCGTCAGGATCAGCCAGGCCTTTCTGAAGCATGACTGGCCCGAAGTAGTCCGCCTGTGCCGCCTGACATTGCGCAAGAACGGACGGCATCTGCGCTCGCATCAGATGCTGGGTTTTGCGCTGAACAAACTGCGCAAGACGGATCAGGCCATCGCCGCCTATCGCCAAGGCGCCGCACTCCACCCGGAAGATGCTGACCTATTGATCAATTACGTTCAGATCCTGATGCAGGAGGGACAGGTCACCACGGCCTACCCCATACTGAAAAAAATCTGTACCCTGCGGCCGGACAAATCTCTCAGCTGGATTCATCTGGCTCGGGCCTGTTATCCCTTGACACAGCACGAAGAAGGCTTAGCTGCAGCCAACAAGGCCTGGGAGCTTGCCGAGTCCACCGAGGACAAAATCGGCGCGCTCAATCAACGTGCCATCCACAGGCGCGAACTGGGACAAGTGCATGAAGCGGTGGAAGATTGCAAGCTGGCCATCACCCTGAGTCCGAGGGATATCGCCCACCACACCAACCTGTTGCTCTTCATGCTGGCCGACCCCGATGCCAACACACAACAGATCACCGCTGCAGCCCGCGAGTACGCCTCGGTCTTCGAAACACCGCTCAAACCATTTTGGCCAGATCACGCGGCGCGCCGCCACGGCCCCTGGCGGCGACTGAAAGTGGGTTTTCTGTCGCCGGACTTTCGGATGCATGCCGTGATGTACTTCGTCGAAGGACTGTTGTCGCAACTGGACCGCCGCCAATTCGAGGTCTACGCTTTCTACCTCTCGCCCACGGACGACGATGTGACCGCGCGGGTGCGCTACCACGCGGATCATTTCATCAAGGTATCCGACAAAAACGCGCAAGAGCAGGCCCAGGCCATCCAGGATGCGGAGATCGACATTCTGATTGACTTGGCCGGACACACCGGCGGCAATGGGTTGTCGGCGATGGTTCGCAAACCGGCTCCCTTGCAGGTATCGTGGATCGGCTACCCGGCCACCACAGGACTGAGCGCCGTTGATTACAAGTTCACGGACGACGTCACCGACCCGCCGGATGCCGATGACCAGTACAGCGAACATCTGTACCGCCTGCCCACCTTTTTCTGCTGCTACCGCCCGCACAGCCGCAGCCCGCTCTGGCGCTATCAACCTGCTTACAGTGTCAAACCCACACCGGCGCTGACAAATGGCTTCATCACCTTCGGCTCCTGCAACAACCTGGGCAAACTCACCGATGAAGTGCTCACACTCTGGGGCAAGATTCTGGCTGCGGTCCCCAATTCACGCTTGCTGATCGAAGGCAAGGGTTTGGAGCAGAGTGATTTTGCCGCCGATTACCGGGCCCGTTGCGCCCGCCTGGGAATCGACCTGAACCGACTCGATCTGGTGCGACTGGACAACCGCAATCAATACCTGACTTACCACCGGATCGACATTGCGCTTGATCCCTTTCCGCTCACGGGCGGCACGACTTCATTTGACTTGCTGTGGATGGGTTTGCCCATGGTCACGATGGAAGGCAATAGCTTCAAAAGCCGCATGGGCACAGGCTTGCTGACCTACTTGGGGCGCACCGAATGGCTGACCCAGACCAAAGACGACTATCTGCGCATTGCGTGCGAACTGGCTGCTGACGTCGACGCACTCAACACCTTGCGCCTAGGCTTGCGTCGTGAGGTGGAGCAATCCGTACTGATGCGCGAAGACATATTCAACCACCACTTTGGCGAAGGACTGCGCGTGATGTGGCTGCAGTGGCTGGCCCAAGGCGAACACCCCGATGACATCGAGGCGCAAGGCAAGCTGATCGAAAGCTGGCTACCCCAAGCCCCGACCGAGTGGGCACTGCCACCCGAGCCGGGCGTGGGCTTGGCGCCTGGCCAACGCGTCTCGCTCCATGAAGCCCATCAAAAGCTGGAAGCACTTCTGGTCAGGGCCAAGCAGCACGCACAAGAGCGCACCGCCCTTCAGGATAGCGCCAGTGAAAACATGGCCGGACAGATTACTCACCGCAGCTGGCGAGAAGTGACGGATCTGGCTGAGCGCATTCTTTGCGCCGTTCCCAACGACCCGGTGGCCTTGAGCTATCTGGCCGAAGTGGAACATGCCCACGGCCACACGGAATTCGCAGTCACGTACCTGCGCTACGCGCAGGAAGCCCTCGTCGCGCGCACAAACTGA
- a CDS encoding NAD-dependent epimerase/dehydratase family protein, with amino-acid sequence MNWTVLGASGVIGRRLVAQLRGMGEAVHAPVRGDASLYQRPLGHVIYAIGLTADFRQRPYDTVQAHVSLLAEVLQRTDFESLLYLSSTRVYGRASHGREDAPLPMLAQDPSDLYNLSKLMGESLCLHGGRSGVRVVRLSNVVGGDDEDSANFVPSLLREARAGRIVLQTALDSAKDYIHIDDVAELLPRIAAQGRERLYNVASGVQTLHKQWVQQLTMQTGCAVEVMPNAPTTHFAPIDTQRIRTEFGYRPRSALSVLT; translated from the coding sequence GTGAACTGGACCGTGTTGGGGGCCTCGGGCGTCATCGGCCGCCGCCTCGTCGCGCAGTTGCGTGGCATGGGAGAAGCCGTTCACGCACCCGTGCGTGGCGATGCAAGCTTGTACCAGCGCCCTTTGGGGCATGTCATCTATGCCATCGGGTTGACGGCCGATTTTCGCCAGCGACCCTACGACACCGTTCAGGCGCATGTGAGTCTGCTGGCCGAGGTGCTTCAGCGCACTGACTTCGAGAGCCTGCTCTATCTGTCGTCGACCCGGGTATACGGGCGTGCTAGCCACGGGCGCGAGGACGCGCCGCTGCCCATGCTGGCTCAGGACCCCTCGGATCTTTACAACCTCTCCAAGCTCATGGGAGAGTCCCTGTGTTTGCATGGTGGGCGCTCCGGGGTGCGCGTGGTGCGGCTGTCCAACGTGGTCGGTGGCGACGATGAGGATTCGGCCAACTTCGTTCCCAGTCTCTTGCGCGAAGCGCGTGCGGGTCGGATCGTGTTGCAGACTGCCCTGGATTCCGCCAAGGACTACATTCACATCGATGACGTGGCCGAATTGCTGCCACGCATCGCCGCGCAGGGGCGTGAGCGCCTCTATAACGTAGCCAGTGGCGTGCAGACCTTGCATAAGCAATGGGTGCAGCAATTGACGATGCAAACCGGCTGCGCGGTGGAGGTGATGCCCAATGCGCCCACAACGCATTTCGCACCGATTGATACGCAACGTATTCGCACGGAGTTCGGCTATCGGCCGCGTTCCGCCTTGTCCGTTCTGACTTGA
- a CDS encoding class I SAM-dependent methyltransferase: MKCRHCGAELRLPFLDLGSAPPSNAYLTEAALHGPETWYPLRLLVCESCWLVQTEDHAGREQLFDADYAYFSSYSSSWLAHARAYVEAMRARFQLGAQSNVVEVAANDGYLLQYVRQAGVPCYGIEPTASTAVAARKLGIEIVERFFGVALARELVAAGRGADLTAANNVLAHVPDINDFVGGFAILLKEQGVATFEFPHLLRMVQECQFDTAYHEHYSYLSLTAVQRIFAANGLQVFDVEELPTHGGSLRVYAQRADTGRHAMASAVQAVLVRERSAGVGSPGFYAGFQREAERIKRELLEFLLQAKQAGRKVGAYGAAAKGNTLMNFAGVRPDLLPYVVDLNPAKQGKYMPGSRIPIVGEDHLRQDRPDEVLILPWNLRTEIAAQLVYIRAWGGRFVTTVPTLRVE, translated from the coding sequence ATGAAATGCCGCCACTGCGGAGCCGAGTTGCGACTGCCCTTTCTGGATCTGGGCAGCGCACCGCCGTCCAACGCCTACCTGACCGAGGCCGCGCTGCACGGCCCCGAAACCTGGTACCCCCTGCGCCTGCTGGTGTGTGAAAGCTGCTGGCTGGTGCAGACCGAGGACCATGCCGGCCGCGAGCAACTGTTCGATGCCGACTACGCCTACTTCAGCTCCTATTCCAGCTCCTGGCTCGCGCACGCGCGGGCCTACGTGGAGGCCATGCGCGCGCGCTTCCAGCTCGGCGCGCAAAGCAATGTGGTCGAGGTGGCCGCGAACGACGGCTACTTGCTGCAGTACGTGCGGCAGGCAGGTGTGCCTTGTTATGGCATCGAACCCACGGCCAGCACGGCGGTGGCCGCACGCAAACTGGGCATCGAGATCGTGGAGCGTTTCTTCGGCGTGGCCCTGGCGCGTGAACTCGTGGCCGCGGGCCGCGGTGCCGACCTGACCGCGGCCAACAATGTGCTGGCTCATGTGCCCGACATCAATGACTTCGTGGGCGGTTTCGCCATCCTGCTGAAAGAGCAGGGCGTGGCGACCTTCGAGTTCCCGCACCTGCTGCGCATGGTGCAGGAATGCCAGTTCGACACGGCCTACCACGAGCACTATTCCTATCTGTCGCTGACCGCCGTGCAGCGCATTTTTGCGGCCAACGGCCTGCAGGTGTTCGACGTGGAGGAACTGCCCACGCACGGCGGCAGCCTGCGCGTCTATGCCCAGCGCGCCGACACCGGCCGGCATGCCATGGCATCGGCCGTGCAGGCCGTGCTCGTGCGCGAGCGTTCGGCCGGCGTCGGCAGCCCCGGTTTTTATGCCGGCTTCCAGCGTGAGGCAGAACGCATCAAGCGCGAGTTGCTGGAGTTCCTGTTGCAAGCCAAGCAGGCTGGCCGCAAGGTGGGTGCTTATGGCGCAGCGGCCAAGGGCAATACCCTGATGAACTTCGCGGGCGTGCGCCCCGACCTGCTGCCTTACGTGGTGGACCTGAACCCGGCCAAGCAGGGAAAGTACATGCCCGGCAGCCGCATCCCCATCGTGGGCGAGGACCATCTGCGCCAGGACCGGCCGGACGAGGTGCTCATCCTGCCCTGGAATCTGCGCACCGAGATTGCCGCGCAGCTCGTTTACATTCGGGCGTGGGGCGGGCGGTTTGTGACCACGGTGCCCACACTACGGGTGGAATGA
- a CDS encoding cephalosporin hydroxylase family protein: MTDPIQQFAGERRQQIAGYPQDTAFTAQSQAWLEASMRRRYVYNFDWLGRPIIQYPQDMVAMQELVWTTRPDLIIETGIAHGGSLILSASLLTMLDYCDAVQAGAVLDPRASKRRVLGLDIDIREHNRAAIEAHPMAHKIDMIQGSSVAPDVIAQVKSYARDYKRIMVCLDSMHTHDHVMAELAAYAPLVTSGCYCVVFDTFVEDMPADLFPDRPWSPGDNPKTAVRAYLKDHPEFEIDAAMPHKLQVTVAPDGFLKRK; encoded by the coding sequence ATGACCGATCCGATCCAGCAATTTGCCGGGGAACGCCGTCAGCAGATCGCTGGCTATCCTCAAGACACGGCCTTCACCGCCCAGTCACAGGCGTGGTTAGAGGCTTCCATGCGCAGGCGCTATGTCTACAACTTCGACTGGCTTGGGCGTCCGATCATTCAGTACCCGCAAGACATGGTGGCCATGCAGGAGCTGGTCTGGACCACGCGACCCGACCTCATCATTGAAACCGGAATCGCGCATGGCGGTTCCCTCATCCTGAGTGCGTCATTGTTGACCATGCTGGACTACTGTGATGCGGTTCAGGCTGGCGCCGTGCTGGATCCTCGTGCCAGCAAGCGTCGTGTTTTGGGTCTGGACATCGACATTCGTGAGCACAATCGCGCGGCGATCGAGGCGCATCCTATGGCGCACAAGATCGACATGATCCAGGGATCGAGCGTGGCTCCCGATGTGATCGCGCAAGTGAAGTCGTATGCACGAGATTACAAGCGCATCATGGTTTGTCTGGATTCGATGCACACGCACGACCATGTCATGGCCGAACTGGCTGCGTATGCGCCACTGGTCACATCGGGTTGTTATTGCGTGGTCTTCGATACTTTTGTCGAAGACATGCCTGCCGACCTGTTCCCTGATCGTCCCTGGTCGCCTGGCGACAATCCCAAGACGGCGGTGCGTGCGTACTTGAAAGATCATCCGGAATTCGAGATCGATGCTGCGATGCCACACAAGCTACAAGTCACGGTGGCGCCGGACGGCTTTCTGAAGCGCAAGTGA
- a CDS encoding class I SAM-dependent methyltransferase yields the protein MANHAPGGFFGIGDGVNFRAGLQQCINSMEVQDGIYAGDNLFTINRNLSFLEDSALMAAHGKHVSNLAEHSVIWRVATILWGVRNGLRLEGDFVECACYKGTTVRIVCDAVGFAQIPDRKYYLYDLFDHDPTMPHHAMLEHSRRLYQQTQGRFSDCPNVTVTQGRVPEILAKVAPEKIAFMHLDLNNAEAEVGALEVLFDRLVPGGVLILDDYGWLAYRQQKLAEDPWFEARGYRVLELPTGQGLVIK from the coding sequence ATGGCAAATCATGCCCCCGGGGGATTTTTTGGCATCGGCGACGGGGTGAATTTTCGAGCAGGTCTCCAGCAATGCATCAATTCTATGGAAGTCCAGGACGGCATCTATGCCGGAGACAACCTCTTCACCATCAACCGCAACCTGAGTTTTCTGGAAGACAGTGCCTTGATGGCGGCGCATGGAAAACACGTCAGTAATTTGGCGGAGCATTCAGTTATTTGGCGCGTGGCAACCATTCTCTGGGGCGTTCGCAATGGCTTGCGTCTGGAAGGGGACTTTGTGGAATGCGCTTGCTACAAGGGGACGACGGTTCGAATCGTCTGTGACGCGGTTGGTTTTGCGCAGATCCCTGATCGAAAGTACTACCTGTATGACTTGTTTGATCACGATCCCACCATGCCCCACCATGCCATGCTCGAGCATAGTCGCCGCCTCTACCAGCAGACGCAGGGGCGTTTCTCCGATTGCCCCAATGTCACGGTCACGCAAGGCAGAGTGCCTGAGATTCTGGCAAAGGTTGCGCCCGAGAAAATTGCATTCATGCACCTGGATCTGAACAACGCCGAGGCTGAGGTCGGGGCGCTGGAGGTTCTTTTCGATCGCCTCGTTCCCGGCGGCGTACTGATTCTGGATGATTACGGCTGGCTGGCTTATCGGCAGCAGAAACTGGCGGAGGATCCGTGGTTCGAGGCACGTGGCTACCGGGTTCTTGAGTTGCCGACGGGACAAGGCTTGGTCATCAAATAG